From Penaeus vannamei isolate JL-2024 chromosome 12, ASM4276789v1, whole genome shotgun sequence, the proteins below share one genomic window:
- the LOC113800440 gene encoding enoyl-CoA hydratase EchA19, giving the protein MFTSSALRLSFFSWPKLIGRRMTSSNIENVSENRDLVLVDHIGEITTIGINRPEKRNCINSPAATALLQAFQDFDKDESSKVAVLYGVGGNFCAGYDLEEVSKKPPVHLSSYGQGPMGPSRYETSKPVIAAVEGFAVAGGLELALWCDLRVVEETAVMGVFCRRFGVPLIDGGTVRLPAIVGLGRAMDLILTGRPIKGSEALDWGLANRLVACGTAVGQAVNLAQSLVKFPQECLRADRQSALYATFSASSMQDALRYEHENGIPVIMKESVHGAQKFVDGIGRHGKFHLDAKLHPKSKI; this is encoded by the exons ATGTTCACCTCGTCTGCTCTcagattatctttcttttcttggccTAAACTAATTGGGAGGAGGATGACGTCTTCAAATATAGAGAATGTTTCAGAAAATAGAG ATCTTGTCTTAGTCGATCACATTGGTGAAATAACAACAATTGGCATAAACAGACCAGAAAAGAGGAACTGCATTAACAGTCCGGCTGCCACTGCTCTTCTTCAAG CTTTTCAAGATTTTGACAAAGATGAATCATCAAAAGTAGCTGTCCTTTATGGTGTAGGAGGTAACTTCTGTGCTGGCTATGATCTGGAGGAAGTTAGCAAAAAACCACCTGTGCATCTTTCTTCCTATGGTCAGGGTCCAATG GGCCCTTCACGCTATGAGACAAGCAAGCCTGTGATTGCAGCTGTGGAAGGTTTTGCTGTAGCTGGTGGTTTAGAGCTTGCATTGTGGTGTGATCTTCGTGTTGTAGAAGAAACAGCAGTCATGGGAGTATTTTGCAGAag ATTTGGAGTACCTCTTATCGATGGAGGAACAGTCAGGTTGCCGGCCATTGTTGGGCTTGGGAGAGCAATGGACCTCATCCTCACTGGAAGACCGATAAAGGGAAGTGAAGCCCTGGACTGGGGTCTCGCCAATCGTCTGGTAGCATGTGGTACTG CCGTGGGTCAGGCAGTCAACCTTGCCCAGTCCTTGGTCAAGTTTCCTCAGGAATGTCTTAGAGCTGACCGGCAATCTGCACTCTATGCCACATTTTCAGCCAGCTCCATGCAAGATGCCCTGAGATATGAACATGAAAATGGTATCCCTGTGATTATGAAG GAATCTGTTCATGGTGCACAGAAATTTGTTGATGGAATTGGTCGTCATGGGAAATTCCACCTTGATGCAAAATTACATCCGAAATCCAAAatttag